Proteins from a single region of Planctomycetota bacterium:
- a CDS encoding glycine zipper domain-containing protein has translation MDIKRLGMAGLLGVAALGVGCESYTARGAGIGAGFGAIGGAIIGNQSGDAGEGAALGALVGGLAGGAIGAYQDDRERQYREAEAYEYGYYEGSRQRGGNIHYQAPRRHHYSGGGYYYEQSYGYDPYCR, from the coding sequence ATGGACATCAAACGACTGGGTATGGCGGGCCTGCTGGGTGTGGCGGCTTTGGGCGTCGGTTGTGAAAGCTACACGGCTCGCGGGGCGGGGATCGGTGCCGGCTTCGGCGCGATCGGTGGAGCGATCATCGGCAACCAGAGCGGCGACGCCGGCGAGGGTGCCGCGCTCGGCGCGTTGGTCGGCGGGCTCGCTGGCGGGGCGATCGGGGCGTATCAGGACGACCGGGAACGCCAGTACCGAGAGGCCGAGGCGTATGAATACGGCTATTACGAAGGCTCTCGCCAGCGCGGCGGTAACATCCACTACCAAGCCCCACGCCGCCATCACTATTCCGGCGGCGGTTACTACTACGAGCAAAGCTACGGTTACGACCCGTATTGCCGATGA